In Stenotrophomonas sp. 610A2, one DNA window encodes the following:
- a CDS encoding formimidoylglutamate deiminase, with amino-acid sequence MKPAPTVRFHAAQALLPQGWAQDVRIDSVAGRITAVVAGEAWDGQSQRLDVVVPGLGNLHSHAFQRAMAGLTEVGGRSGDSFWSWRELMYRFLDRLDPDTFQAIAAQAYMEMLESGFTRVGEFHYLHHTENGGRYADHAEMSVRVAAAADETGLGLTLLPVFYAHSDFGGAAPTPAQRRFLHDIDGFAELLQGCKRALADSPDAVLGLAPHSLRASTPEELQALVALAPGPIHIHIAEQTREVDACLAWSGQRPVEWLYANAAVDARWCLVHATHVNDKEVRLMADSGAVVGLCPITEANLGDGLFPMRGFVQAGGRFGVGSDSNVLIDAAEELRLLEYGQRLQLRGRNVLSPGDLSSGRWLYQQAGEGGAQALGVQAGLSVGAAADLLELDAQHPALLNRSGDALLDSWLFAARNGALRSVWRNGRALVRDGRHVNRDAISARYRTALARILG; translated from the coding sequence ATCAAGCCAGCCCCAACGGTTCGTTTCCACGCTGCCCAGGCCTTGTTGCCGCAGGGCTGGGCGCAGGATGTGCGCATCGACAGCGTTGCCGGGCGCATCACCGCGGTGGTTGCCGGTGAAGCCTGGGATGGCCAGTCGCAGCGTCTGGACGTGGTGGTGCCGGGCCTGGGCAATCTGCACAGCCACGCTTTCCAGCGCGCGATGGCCGGGCTTACCGAGGTTGGCGGACGCTCAGGTGACAGCTTCTGGAGCTGGCGCGAACTGATGTACCGGTTCCTTGACCGGCTGGACCCGGATACCTTCCAGGCCATCGCCGCGCAGGCCTATATGGAAATGCTGGAGAGCGGTTTCACCCGCGTCGGTGAGTTCCATTACCTGCACCACACCGAGAATGGCGGCCGTTACGCCGACCACGCTGAAATGTCGGTACGCGTTGCCGCAGCAGCGGATGAAACCGGGTTGGGCCTGACCCTGCTGCCGGTGTTCTACGCGCACAGTGATTTTGGCGGTGCCGCGCCCACCCCGGCGCAGCGCCGTTTTCTGCACGATATCGATGGTTTCGCCGAGCTGCTGCAGGGGTGCAAGCGAGCGCTCGCGGATAGCCCTGATGCGGTGCTTGGGCTGGCACCGCACAGCCTGCGCGCGAGCACGCCGGAGGAATTGCAGGCGCTGGTCGCGTTGGCGCCGGGCCCGATCCACATCCATATCGCCGAGCAGACCCGCGAAGTCGATGCCTGCCTGGCCTGGAGCGGCCAGCGGCCGGTGGAATGGCTCTACGCCAATGCAGCGGTGGATGCGCGTTGGTGTCTGGTGCACGCCACCCACGTCAACGACAAGGAAGTGCGGTTGATGGCAGACAGTGGTGCGGTGGTCGGCCTGTGCCCGATTACCGAGGCCAATCTGGGCGATGGCCTGTTCCCGATGCGCGGGTTCGTACAGGCTGGTGGCCGTTTCGGTGTCGGTTCCGATTCCAATGTATTGATTGATGCGGCCGAGGAGCTGCGCCTGCTCGAATACGGACAGCGTCTGCAGTTGCGCGGACGCAATGTGCTCTCGCCGGGCGATTTGTCCAGCGGCCGCTGGCTCTACCAGCAGGCCGGCGAGGGTGGCGCACAGGCATTGGGCGTGCAGGCCGGATTGAGTGTGGGCGCTGCCGCTGATCTGCTTGAATTGGATGCCCAGCATCCGGCCCTGCTCAACCGCAGTGGTGACGCTTTGCTTGACAGCTGGCTGTTCGCCGCACGTAATGGCGCCCTTCGCAGTGTCTGGCGCAACGGTCGGGCCCTGGTCCGCGATGGTCGTCACGTGAACCGTGATGCGATCAGCGCGCGTTACCGTACCGCGCTTGCGCGGATACTGGGCTAA
- the hutI gene encoding imidazolonepropionase, with protein MRCDTLWHNANLMTLDDASGGLGSIRDGVVAARDGRILHVGPAADAPAFEADKRVDCNGRWISPGLIDCHTHLVYAGNRAGEFEQRLQGVTYAQIAKAGGGIVSTVGATRQADDAALISASLPRLDAMLAEGITTLEIKSGYGLTLADERKQLRVARELGVLRKVEIVPTFLGAHAVPPGHEAQAYINEVCAVMIPAIAAESLAEAVDIFCENIAFSPAQAQQVFEAAKQHGLAIKIHAEQLSNQHGAELAAHNGALSADHIEHLDEAGIAAMRAAGTVAVLLPGAYYFTRETVLPPIQGLRDAGVSMALATDCNPGTSPLTSPLLTMNMGATLFRMTVDECIAGFTREAARALGRANRVGKLVAGMDCDLAIWDIDAPADLVYRIGFNPLHARVWRGQTV; from the coding sequence ATGCGCTGCGACACGCTATGGCACAACGCCAACCTGATGACCCTGGACGACGCCTCGGGCGGACTGGGCAGCATCCGCGACGGTGTTGTCGCCGCCCGCGATGGCCGCATCCTGCATGTCGGGCCAGCGGCAGATGCCCCTGCATTTGAAGCCGATAAACGCGTCGACTGCAATGGCCGCTGGATCAGCCCCGGCCTGATCGACTGCCATACCCATCTGGTCTATGCCGGCAACCGCGCCGGCGAGTTCGAGCAGCGCCTTCAGGGCGTGACCTATGCGCAGATCGCCAAGGCCGGTGGCGGCATCGTTTCCACGGTCGGTGCGACCCGCCAGGCGGATGACGCAGCGTTGATCAGCGCCAGCCTGCCCCGGCTGGATGCGATGCTGGCCGAAGGCATCACCACCCTCGAGATCAAATCCGGCTATGGCCTGACCCTGGCCGATGAGCGCAAGCAGCTGCGCGTTGCGCGCGAGCTGGGTGTACTGCGCAAGGTCGAGATCGTGCCAACCTTCCTTGGTGCGCATGCTGTGCCGCCCGGCCACGAGGCACAGGCCTACATCAACGAAGTCTGCGCTGTGATGATCCCGGCCATCGCTGCAGAAAGCCTGGCCGAAGCGGTCGATATTTTCTGCGAGAACATCGCCTTTTCACCGGCGCAGGCACAGCAGGTGTTCGAAGCAGCCAAGCAACACGGCCTGGCAATCAAGATCCACGCCGAGCAGCTGTCCAACCAGCACGGTGCGGAATTGGCTGCACACAATGGCGCATTGTCCGCTGACCATATCGAACACCTGGACGAAGCCGGCATCGCCGCGATGCGTGCGGCCGGCACCGTTGCCGTGCTGCTGCCTGGCGCCTATTACTTCACCCGCGAGACCGTGCTGCCGCCGATCCAGGGCCTGCGCGATGCAGGCGTATCGATGGCGCTGGCAACCGACTGCAATCCCGGCACCTCGCCACTGACCAGCCCGCTACTGACCATGAATATGGGCGCCACCTTGTTCCGCATGACCGTGGACGAGTGCATCGCCGGCTTCACCCGCGAAGCCGCACGCGCATTGGGCCGCGCCAACCGTGTCGGCAAGCTGGTAGCCGGCATGGATTGCGATCTTGCCATCTGGGACATCGACGCCCCCGCCGACCTGGTCTACCGGATCGGCTTCAACCCGTTGCATGCCCGCGTCTGGCGCGGGCAAACCGTTTAA
- the hutC gene encoding histidine utilization repressor has translation MKGKKAPTLNHRIRSDIEGRILSGEWEPGFRIPFEHELMEQYGCSRMTVNKVLTALAESGMIERRRRAGSFVARQPPHLEQVALEIPDIEVAVTDRGHEYGFQLLERAHRKAKDAVAEELLLVGEGKLLAMRCLHLADGKPLALERRLINPEAVPETLKVDFSVHAPGSWLLQNVSWTRGQHRISAVAATADEAALLQVPVGTACLVIDRQTWRGELPITWVRQMFLGDAYDLIARFAPGAR, from the coding sequence GTGAAGGGCAAGAAAGCTCCCACCCTCAACCACCGCATCCGCAGTGACATCGAAGGCCGCATCCTCAGCGGCGAATGGGAGCCCGGCTTCCGGATTCCGTTTGAACACGAGTTGATGGAGCAGTACGGCTGCTCGCGGATGACGGTGAACAAGGTGCTTACCGCGCTGGCCGAGAGCGGCATGATCGAGCGTCGCCGCCGCGCCGGTTCCTTTGTTGCCCGGCAGCCACCTCACCTTGAGCAGGTGGCGCTGGAAATTCCCGACATCGAGGTGGCGGTCACCGACCGCGGCCACGAATACGGCTTCCAGCTGCTGGAGCGCGCACATCGCAAGGCCAAGGATGCCGTGGCCGAAGAGTTGCTGTTGGTGGGCGAGGGCAAGTTGCTGGCGATGCGTTGCCTGCATCTGGCCGATGGCAAGCCACTGGCGTTGGAGCGCCGCCTGATCAATCCCGAGGCGGTGCCGGAAACCCTGAAAGTGGATTTCTCCGTCCACGCGCCGGGCAGTTGGCTGCTGCAGAACGTGTCATGGACGCGCGGCCAGCACCGTATCAGTGCGGTGGCCGCGACGGCCGATGAGGCTGCGTTGTTGCAGGTGCCGGTGGGCACGGCCTGTCTGGTCATCGACCGCCAGACCTGGCGCGGCGAGCTGCCCATCACCTGGGTGCGGCAGATGTTCCTCGGCGATGCCTACGACCTGATTGCCCGCTTCGCGCCGGGCGCACGCTGA
- a CDS encoding restriction endonuclease — MFSWILALLLALFLWGLASAYLWLVARRQTERQHGLAALAGMRWREFSRIVHQAMAEQRDLHPLTDDDENDRGTSSDFLLQRDGQRWLVSCKHGRAYRFDASAIHELASAISLTGAVGGLLITEGHVERDGLAEAEKSSIEVIDARQLWQLLKPYMPTEAHETVTGIARREAVRHTGIAGLAAVTLGLLAGMGYMTMQGDAPAAAPVAAAPQLTVEPAAEAAAEGAAQPAAEPATEPTKAKPAAAAPTTAPHPGDLVQDPDAATLLRYQQSVSKALAGTSGVVSGIWLTRSTLSVERSGEDAQVWPLICQQLQRYPALRTTRVQLNPRPGVDEPVRWRQCSTI, encoded by the coding sequence ATGTTTTCGTGGATTCTGGCCCTGTTGCTTGCATTGTTTTTGTGGGGCCTGGCTTCGGCTTACTTATGGTTGGTTGCCCGCCGTCAAACCGAGCGCCAGCACGGCCTGGCGGCATTGGCCGGCATGCGCTGGCGCGAGTTTTCCCGCATCGTGCACCAGGCCATGGCCGAGCAGCGCGACCTGCACCCGCTCACCGACGACGATGAAAACGACCGCGGCACCAGCAGCGATTTCCTGCTGCAGCGTGATGGCCAGCGCTGGCTGGTGTCGTGCAAACACGGCCGCGCCTATCGCTTCGACGCGAGCGCGATCCACGAACTCGCATCGGCCATCAGCCTGACCGGCGCCGTTGGCGGGCTGCTGATCACCGAGGGCCACGTCGAGCGCGATGGTCTGGCCGAAGCGGAAAAGAGCTCGATCGAAGTCATCGATGCACGCCAGCTGTGGCAGCTGCTCAAGCCCTACATGCCGACCGAAGCACATGAGACCGTGACCGGTATCGCCCGCCGCGAGGCGGTGCGCCATACCGGCATCGCCGGCCTGGCTGCAGTCACCCTCGGCCTGCTGGCCGGCATGGGCTACATGACCATGCAAGGAGACGCTCCGGCCGCCGCACCCGTCGCGGCGGCGCCACAGCTGACCGTTGAACCAGCTGCCGAAGCAGCTGCGGAAGGGGCCGCACAGCCTGCCGCCGAGCCCGCCACTGAACCGACCAAGGCCAAACCTGCGGCAGCCGCGCCGACCACCGCCCCTCACCCTGGCGACCTCGTGCAGGACCCGGACGCGGCCACCCTGCTGCGCTACCAGCAATCCGTTTCAAAGGCCTTGGCCGGCACTTCCGGCGTGGTCAGCGGCATCTGGCTGACCCGCTCCACCTTGTCGGTGGAACGCAGCGGCGAAGACGCCCAGGTGTGGCCGTTGATCTGCCAGCAGCTGCAACGCTACCCGGCGCTGCGCACCACCCGGGTGCAGCTCAACCCGCGCCCGGGCGTGGATGAGCCGGTGCGCTGGCGGCAGTGCAGCACGATCTGA